A window of Fibrobacter sp. UWR3 contains these coding sequences:
- a CDS encoding RNA 2'-phosphotransferase: MNLVDLSKEISYALRHAPWEYELELDEQGFVPIAQLLHALNESGTYECEVTQADLEQIITTSEKKRHEIVGDKIRALYGHSVPQIIKKEPGIPPAVLYHGTAHKALSQILHDGLKPMQRQYVHLSADVDTATRVGKRRDGNPVILKIDTEAAQKAGIQFYIGNNKVWLCDRMPKDFLSIFHSKNIAM; encoded by the coding sequence ATGAATCTAGTTGACCTTTCCAAAGAAATTTCCTATGCACTTCGGCACGCTCCGTGGGAATACGAGTTGGAACTTGACGAGCAGGGTTTTGTTCCGATAGCACAGTTACTCCATGCCCTGAATGAATCCGGAACGTATGAATGCGAGGTCACGCAAGCAGACTTAGAACAAATTATCACTACTTCCGAAAAGAAACGCCACGAAATTGTTGGGGACAAAATTCGGGCACTTTATGGTCACTCTGTTCCTCAAATTATAAAGAAGGAACCAGGGATTCCCCCTGCCGTTCTATACCATGGAACAGCGCACAAGGCTTTATCGCAGATTCTTCATGATGGCTTAAAGCCGATGCAACGACAATATGTTCATCTTTCTGCTGATGTTGACACTGCTACTCGTGTTGGTAAACGCCGCGATGGCAATCCGGTCATCTTGAAAATAGATACCGAGGCAGCACAAAAGGCGGGCATCCAGTTCTATATCGGCAATAACAAGGTTTGGCTTTGCGACAGGATGCCGAAGGATTTTCTTTCGATTTTTCACTCCAAAAACATTGCCATGTAG